One region of Dehalococcoidia bacterium genomic DNA includes:
- a CDS encoding SDR family oxidoreductase: MDLGLKNKNALITGGSRGLGLSSAISLAKEGVNLHICARSREDLLKAKKMLSKFKVKVQLSEIDLSSENSIQNLYDQSLSEFQKIDILVNNVGGSLGTKSLISSSIEDFQKVMDINTWAAIRLTKLFTPIMIQNKWGRVINIASIYGRELGGSAPYMAAKAALIAATKHTAIDLAKTGVTANCIAPGSIKHEKGSWEKFVSSSSKEAVDDFIKNNLPMGKFGYPEAVGDTVAFLASNNARMILGTCLNVDGGQSNSLF, from the coding sequence ATGGATTTAGGTCTAAAAAATAAAAATGCCCTTATTACAGGTGGATCTAGAGGTTTAGGACTTTCATCAGCCATTTCTCTTGCTAAAGAAGGAGTCAATCTACATATTTGTGCAAGATCTAGAGAAGATTTACTAAAAGCAAAAAAAATGCTTAGTAAATTTAAAGTAAAAGTTCAATTATCTGAAATTGATCTTTCATCAGAAAATTCTATTCAAAATTTGTATGATCAATCATTAAGTGAATTCCAAAAAATTGATATTTTAGTTAATAATGTTGGGGGAAGCCTAGGAACAAAGTCATTAATAAGTTCTTCCATTGAAGATTTTCAAAAAGTAATGGATATTAACACATGGGCTGCAATCAGATTAACAAAATTATTTACTCCCATAATGATTCAAAATAAATGGGGAAGAGTTATTAACATTGCTTCAATATATGGAAGAGAATTAGGTGGATCAGCACCATATATGGCGGCAAAAGCAGCATTAATAGCTGCAACTAAACATACTGCAATAGACCTAGCAAAGACAGGAGTTACTGCAAATTGTATAGCTCCCGGATCTATAAAGCACGAAAAAGGAAGTTGGGAAAAATTTGTTTCTAGCAGTTCAAAAGAGGCTGTAGATGATTTTATAAAGAACAATTTACCAATGGGTAAATTTGGATATCCTGAAGCTGTAGGAGACACCGTGGCTTTCCTAGCATCAAATAATGCTAGGATGATTCTAGGCACATGTCTAAATGTAGATGGCGGACAATCTAATAGCCTGTTTTAA